The DNA window GCGGATGGTCATGCTTTCGGGCGACAACCAGCGCGTCGTGGACGCGGCGGCCGAACGGCTGGGGCTCGACGAGGCCCGGGGCGACCTGCTGCCCAGCGACAAGGTGGACACCGTGCGGGCGCTCCGTCAGGACGAAGACGTGGCCATGGTGGGCGATGGGGTGAACGACGCGCCCGCCATGGCGAACGCCACCGTGGGCGTTGCGATGGGGGCGGCGGGATCGGACGCGGCCCTGGAGACCGCCGACGTGGCCCTGATGGCCGACGACCTGTCCCAGCTGCCGTTCGCGGTGGGGCTCAGCCGACAGACCCGCCGCGTCATCACGCAGAACCTGTGGATTGCGCTCGGCATGGTGGCGGTGCTGGTGCCCGCTACGATTGCGGGGCTCTCCATCGGCCCGGCCGTGGTGCTGCACGAAGGGTCGACGCTGCTCGTCGTGGGCAATGCGCTGCGGCTGCTCCGGTACGACACGTAGCGGCCGCAACGGAACTGGACTGGACCCCTCGTCCTATGAGGCACCGTCTGCGAAGGGACATCCAGTTTTTACTCGGCCGTTTTCCCTGCCATAGACCCACGCCCATGTCCGGCAATCCCGCCTCCGACGCCCCAGCTGACGCGCACGACGGGACCTGCGGAACGGAGGCAGCGCTTTCGGCGTCGCTGCCCACGGCCGCGGTTACCGACGCGACCGTCCGCCTCCTCAAAGGCTTTGCCGACCAGACGCGGCTGCGCATCCTGTGCCTGCTCCGCGACCGAGAGGTCTGCGTGCACAACATCGTGGAGGCGCTCGACATGAGCCAGTCGGCCATCAGCCACCAGCTGCGCGTGCTGCGCGACGCCCGGCTCGTGTCGCACCGACGCGAGGGACGGCACGTCTACTACCGCCTCGCCGACGACCACGTCCGCGAGATGCTGGAAAATGCCCTGTCGCACGGGGCCGAACCGGACTCGCAGTGAGCGGGTGTTTTCAGTGACCGAATGCCGAGACGGCACGCCGTGGCGGGTTACGAGGCGTTCTTGTCGGCCGGCGTCCCGAACCCGCCGCCGCCCGGCGTCTCGACGCGCACTCGACTGCCCGCGGGGAGCGTCCGCGAAACGTGGGCCGGCAGTTCCTCCTCGCGCCCATCGGGATGAATGAGCACCGTGCGCCCCGGCGCCCCGGGCTTGCCCCCGTTGCGGCCCCACGGCCCCCGGTTCCGCCGCGTGCTGAGCATCGTCGCGGTCGTCGGCACGAGCAGTTCGTAGACGCGCACGAGCCCGTCGCCGCCCCGAAACCGGCCCGCGCCGCCGCTGCCGGGGCGCAGCCGGTAGGCGACGATTCGAAACGGATACGTCTGCTCCAGCGCCTCGACGGGCGTGTTGAGCGTGTTCGTCATGTGCACGTGCACCCCGCTGAGGCCGTCCCCGTCGGCATGGGCGCCCATGCCGCCGCCGATGGTTTCGTAGTAGGCAAAGGGCGACCCGCCGGGCCGCAGCCCGGAGGCGACGTCCTCGGTTCGCTCAGGGCGCGTGCCGCCAAGGGTGAGGTTGTTCATCGTGCCCTGCCCGGCGGCCGGGACGCGGTCGGGGAGCGCCTGCGCGAGCGCCCCGAGCACCGTATCGACGATGCGCTGGGAGGTTTCCACGTTGCCGCCCGCCACCGCGTGCGGCGCCTCGGCATTCACGAGACATCCCTCCGGGGCGGTCACGGAGACGGGCGCGAGGCTCCCTGCATTTCCCGGAATGTCACCCCGGGTGAGGCCCTGCACCACGTAGTAGCAGGCCGATTTCGTGATGGGGAGCACGGCGTTCAGGTTGCCGTCCACCGCGTCGCCGGTGCCGTCGAAGTCGAACGTGATCGTGTCGCCCTGCACCGTCGCGGCCACGCGGATTGTGGCGGGGTCTGCGTCGCCCACCTCCACGTCGTCGGCAAAGGCGTACGTGCCCGCGGGCCAGTCGGACAGGGCCGCCCGCGTCCGGCGCTCGCTGTAGGCCTGCAGGTGGCGGGCGTAGGTCGTGACCTCGTTTGCCCCGTGCGCCTCGGCCAGGGCCTGCAGGCGCTCCGTGCCGACCGTGTGGGCGGCCCGCTGCGCCGCAAGGTCGCCCCGCCGCTCCTCGGGGGTGCGCACGTTGCGGAGGAGGGTCT is part of the Salinibacter ruber DSM 13855 genome and encodes:
- a CDS encoding ArsR/SmtB family transcription factor; translation: MSGNPASDAPADAHDGTCGTEAALSASLPTAAVTDATVRLLKGFADQTRLRILCLLRDREVCVHNIVEALDMSQSAISHQLRVLRDARLVSHRREGRHVYYRLADDHVREMLENALSHGAEPDSQ
- a CDS encoding hydantoinase B/oxoprolinase family protein, with product MPDADPILLELYRHRFEGVADEMGVTLRRTSHSPNIKERLDFSCAVFDRGGALVAQAAHIPVHLGAMPASVDAARAAVDAWAEGDVVILNDPYAGGTHLPDVTMVSPVFVGTADAPSFFVASRAHHADVGGMTPGSLPLATELVQEGTIIPPVKLVDGGTRNDALLQTLLRNVRTPEERRGDLAAQRAAHTVGTERLQALAEAHGANEVTTYARHLQAYSERRTRAALSDWPAGTYAFADDVEVGDADPATIRVAATVQGDTITFDFDGTGDAVDGNLNAVLPITKSACYYVVQGLTRGDIPGNAGSLAPVSVTAPEGCLVNAEAPHAVAGGNVETSQRIVDTVLGALAQALPDRVPAAGQGTMNNLTLGGTRPERTEDVASGLRPGGSPFAYYETIGGGMGAHADGDGLSGVHVHMTNTLNTPVEALEQTYPFRIVAYRLRPGSGGAGRFRGGDGLVRVYELLVPTTATMLSTRRNRGPWGRNGGKPGAPGRTVLIHPDGREEELPAHVSRTLPAGSRVRVETPGGGGFGTPADKNAS